One window from the genome of Saimiri boliviensis isolate mSaiBol1 chromosome 2, mSaiBol1.pri, whole genome shotgun sequence encodes:
- the LOC101040640 gene encoding LOW QUALITY PROTEIN: biotin--protein ligase-like (The sequence of the model RefSeq protein was modified relative to this genomic sequence to represent the inferred CDS: inserted 3 bases in 2 codons), giving the protein MLITLCCLYLWVRGGPRXAAHVQDTVWQLRASCYSLTFCVSDSQFIEDLSKWALCLVSPFILEAEHIAFVTESIWVQSETLQRSSSSSETIVKWSDCCLPLACRPGDPYRLIAEASVDSFSRLGVAFMEDRLHMDNGLVPQKIVSVHLQDSTLKEVKDQASHKQAQILKPKPESSFEIQPEQDGMEHVGRDDPKALGEELKQGRGSTGSEPAGDSDRGGGPIEHYHLHLSSCHECLELVNSTIESVKFALAENIPDLPYDYSSSLETVADETGPEREAGRVNLTGKAPNILLYVGSDSQEALGRFQEVQSVLADCVDIDSYILYHLLEESALKDPWTDNCLLLVIATRESIPEVLYQKVMAYLSQGGKVLGLSSSFTFGGFQVTSKGVLRKTVQNLVFSKADQSEVKLSVXSSGCRYQEGPGERLSPGGLQGHLENEDKDRMIVRVPFGTHGGEAVLCQEVKTIRVMILDVSDHHDETLQLIGKVVCVKTSSGSQFLSYVLSLFQVLKKIFR; this is encoded by the exons ATGCTTATCACGCTGTGCTGCCTGTACCTGTGGGTGCGCGGGGGTCCCC CAGCTGCGCACGTGCAGGATACAGTGTGGCAGCTGCGTGCCTCGTGCTACTCCCTCACCTTCTGCGTCAGCGACAGCCAGTTCATTGAAGACTTGAGCAAGTGGGCCCTATGTCTTGTGTCTCCTTTTATACTTGAAGCAGAACACATAGCATTTGTGACAGAGAGCATTTGGGTACAAAGTGAGACTTTGCAGAGATCATCCTCCTCTTCAGAAACAATTGTCAAGTGGTCCGACTGTTGTTTGCCATTAGCTTGCAGACCTGGGGATCCTTATCGGTTAATTGCGGAAGCAAGTGTGGACAGCTTCAGCAGGCTGGGCGTGGCGTTCATGGAAGATAGACTCCACATGGATAATGGTCTGGTACCCCAAAAGATTGTGTCGGTGCACTTGCAGGACTCCACCCTGAAGGAAGTGAAGGATCAGGCCTCACACAAGCAAGCCCAGATCCTAAAACCGAAGCCTGAATCTTCTTTTGAGATTCAGCCTGAGCAGGACGGTATGGAGCATGTTGGCAGAGATGACCCGAAGGCTCTTGGTGAAGAGCTCAAACAGGGGAGAGGCAGTACCGGGAGTGAGCCTGCTGGAGACAGTGACAGGGGAGGGGGCCCCATTGAGCATTATCACCTCCACCTGTCCAGTTGCCACGAGTGTCTGGAACTTGTGAACAGCACCATTGAGTCAGTCAAGTTTGCATTAGCAGAGAACATTCCAGACCTTCCCTATGATTATAGCAGCAGTTTGGAGACTGTTGCTGATGAGACTGGCCCTGAAAGAGAGGCGGGGAGAGTCAACCTCACTGGAAAGGCACCGAACATCCTCCTCTATGTGGGCTCCGACTCCCAGGAAGCCCTCGGCCGCTTCCAGGAGGTCCAGTCCGTGCTGGCCGACTGTGTGGACATTGACAGTTACATTCTCTACCACCTGCTGGAGGAAAGTGCCCTCAAAGACCCGTGGACGGACAACTGTCTGCTATTGGTCATCGCTACCAGGGAGTCCATCCCCGAAGTCCTATACCAGAAGGTCATGGCCTATCTGTCTCAGGGAGGGAAGGTGCTGGGCCTGTCTTCATCCTTCACCTTTGGTGGCTTTCAGGTGACAAGCAAGGGTGTGCTGCGGAAGACGGTTCAGAACTTGGTTTTCTCCAAGGCTGACCAGAGCGAGGTGAAGCTCAGCGT GAGCAGTGGCTGCAGGTACCAGGAAGGCCCCGGAGAGCGGCTCAGCCCCGGCGGGCTCCAGGGCCACCTGGAGAATGAGGACAAGGACAGGATGATTGTGCGTGTGCCTTTTGGAACTCATGGGGGAGAAGCTGTTCTTTGCCAG GAAGTTAAAACCATCAGGGTCATGATTCTAGATGTCAGTGACCACCACGATGAAACACTACAGTTGATTGGCAAGGTAGTTTGTGTTAAAACATCTTCAGGTTCCCAATTCCTTTCTTATGTTTTGTCACTCTTCCAAGTGCTGAAGAAAATCTTCAGATAA